The following are encoded together in the Culex pipiens pallens isolate TS chromosome 1, TS_CPP_V2, whole genome shotgun sequence genome:
- the LOC120414529 gene encoding CDGSH iron-sulfur domain-containing protein 2 homolog: METLSGLVKTTLPNYLSGLPIPNTFGGWFRLGFKDWLSLVPPTAALGGLVYMSYLAFCPEARPKPSTKVNRTIRPAEAKVVDMIDIEDIGEKAAFCRCWKSKNWPYCDGSHGAHNKECQDNLGPVVVQRKKN, encoded by the exons ATGGAGACCCTGTCCGGCCTGGTCAAGACCACCCTTCCCAACTATCTGTCCGGGTTGCCGATTCCGAACACCTTCGGCGGATGGTTCCGGCTTGGCT TCAAGGACTGGCTCTCGCTCGTCCCACCGACCGCCGCCCTCGGCGGCCTCGTCTACATGTCCTACCTGGCGTTCTGCCCGGAGGCCCGCCCCAAGCCGAGCACCAAGGTGAACCGCACGATCCGGCCCGCAGAGGCCAAGGTCGTGGACATGATCGACATCGAGGACATTGGCGAGAAGGCCGCCTTCTGCCGCTGCTGGAAGTCCAAGAAT TGGCCGTACTGTGACGGATCGCACGGTGCCCACAACAAGGAGTGCCAGGACAATCTGGGCCCGGTCGTCGTGCAGCGCAAGAAGAACTAG